The following coding sequences lie in one Tichowtungia aerotolerans genomic window:
- a CDS encoding sulfatase-like hydrolase/transferase, translating into MNIGYRKNQMKAGFAAIIVLLSAELPSFAGQSRPNVVVIVSDDHRYDLMGHKGCPYMKTPNLDRLAAEGCSFDNAFVGNGICSPSRAALLTGKYSQRASCFSILLNNDSFLENQTMFPTYLQQAGYRTGYVGKFHLGRETEPKEGFDLWASFPFVGGFFDEPLWVNGRKVEKKGFTDYHIADFSAETIREWGAQDQPFFLMVGLKAPHIPYEYPPELEKAVQGPIEPPESYGQMPEGIRGTLIDCRTFPYAEQKYGGFSPWVEAYAKSATSIDVSVGKILEALDESGTADDTLVIYTSDHGYSLGEFSLCEKHYAYEHVMRIPMIVKYPGRVTPGAEKKDMVLAIDIAPTVLDWCGVKVPRVMDGRSWDRLFRNADPLTEGFRDEFFYDFYHYMGEQRLPAMHAVRTSTYKLIEYERKEASRELYDLVMDPHELVNLIDDPSRTSVLADLEKRMKRLKKEHGWTPRVIEPLKDYWFLGCFTEKEDAQVFPALKKDVFSLEPLTVAGKRYAWSDVHQADNWISIPQSVGGPLFAYIALPVTRLSDEDPCFQIWSYLPGMELEENRLAPAIAGFFKGRKYFETVEYAEAEGREGFSYRFFNRFNPPLEKGQNLIWMRVIVPPGEGSHRFRLDKIYPDGTLSF; encoded by the coding sequence ATGAATATTGGATATAGAAAAAATCAGATGAAGGCCGGATTCGCAGCAATTATCGTATTGTTATCTGCGGAGCTGCCCTCGTTTGCCGGGCAGAGCCGGCCGAATGTGGTGGTTATTGTATCGGACGATCACCGCTACGATTTGATGGGGCACAAAGGCTGTCCATATATGAAGACGCCGAATTTGGACCGTTTGGCCGCCGAGGGATGTTCGTTTGATAATGCGTTTGTCGGCAACGGCATTTGTTCACCTTCACGGGCGGCTCTGCTTACGGGGAAATATTCCCAGCGGGCATCGTGTTTCAGCATTCTGCTGAACAATGACTCGTTTCTTGAAAACCAGACGATGTTTCCGACATATCTTCAGCAGGCCGGTTATCGCACGGGGTATGTCGGCAAGTTCCATTTGGGGCGCGAGACGGAGCCGAAGGAGGGATTTGACCTTTGGGCCAGCTTCCCGTTTGTAGGCGGATTCTTTGATGAGCCGCTCTGGGTGAATGGCAGAAAGGTGGAAAAGAAAGGGTTTACGGACTATCACATCGCGGATTTTTCAGCGGAAACAATCCGGGAGTGGGGCGCACAGGATCAGCCGTTTTTCCTGATGGTGGGATTGAAAGCTCCCCATATCCCCTATGAATACCCGCCGGAACTCGAAAAGGCTGTGCAGGGACCGATTGAGCCGCCGGAAAGTTACGGGCAGATGCCGGAGGGCATTCGCGGCACACTAATTGACTGTCGAACCTTTCCTTATGCGGAGCAGAAGTATGGCGGGTTTTCGCCGTGGGTGGAGGCGTATGCCAAAAGTGCAACCAGCATAGATGTGTCTGTCGGAAAAATCCTGGAGGCTCTGGATGAGTCGGGCACCGCGGACGACACGCTGGTGATTTACACAAGTGACCACGGCTATTCGCTCGGTGAGTTCAGTCTGTGTGAAAAACATTATGCCTACGAGCATGTCATGCGCATTCCCATGATCGTGAAATATCCCGGTCGCGTTACTCCCGGGGCTGAAAAGAAGGATATGGTTCTGGCGATTGACATCGCTCCGACAGTGCTCGACTGGTGCGGGGTGAAGGTTCCGCGTGTGATGGACGGCAGAAGCTGGGACCGGCTGTTCCGGAACGCGGACCCTCTGACCGAAGGATTCCGCGATGAATTTTTCTATGACTTCTATCACTACATGGGTGAACAGCGACTTCCCGCCATGCACGCCGTCCGGACATCGACATACAAGCTGATTGAATATGAACGCAAAGAGGCTTCGCGCGAGCTGTATGATCTGGTCATGGATCCTCACGAGCTCGTCAACCTCATTGATGATCCCTCCCGCACCAGCGTGCTGGCCGATCTCGAAAAGCGCATGAAGCGGCTGAAGAAAGAGCACGGCTGGACTCCGCGCGTGATTGAGCCGCTGAAGGACTATTGGTTTCTCGGTTGTTTTACCGAAAAAGAGGATGCTCAGGTGTTCCCGGCTCTGAAAAAAGATGTCTTTTCGCTGGAGCCTCTGACGGTGGCGGGGAAGCGTTATGCATGGAGCGACGTTCATCAGGCGGACAACTGGATCTCCATTCCTCAATCTGTGGGTGGGCCGCTGTTTGCCTACATCGCACTGCCGGTAACGCGTCTTTCAGACGAAGACCCCTGTTTCCAAATCTGGAGTTATCTTCCGGGTATGGAACTGGAGGAAAACCGTCTGGCCCCCGCCATCGCCGGGTTTTTCAAAGGACGCAAATATTTTGAAACGGTCGAGTATGCAGAAGCCGAAGGCCGCGAAGGATTTTCGTACCGTTTTTTCAACCGTTTTAACCCGCCGCTGGAAAAGGGACAGAACCTGATCTGGATGCGCGTTATCGTTCCGCCGGGCGAGGGGAGTCATCGTTTTCGTCTGGATAAAATCTATCCGGACGGAACGCTTTCATTTTAA
- a CDS encoding sulfatase family protein, whose amino-acid sequence MKMTKLILDGLMLAGCAVAAAKPSEGGAFVAGPARTSPNIVVIFTDDHGYADLSCMGLETDVKTPNLDRFAGEGVRFTDGYVTAPQCGPSRAGLLTGRYQQRFGYNHNGMGPLPLEQKTLADRLGAAGYKTGQVGKWHLEPIANDAAFINKNAPGEGSLRDRYNTIDEEIFKPYYPFSRGFQETFFGYEHDYWVTYDLPGNRFSEPKKIQTEGDRIDRQSDAAVRFIDYHHDKPFFLYLAYYAPHVPLESSKKYLDRFPGDMSERRRMALAMISAIDDGVGRIMERLERYGIDENTLIFFISDNGAPLKLNMRDITLEYRGGAWDGSKNTPLRGEKGMLSEGGIRVPFLVRWKGTIPGGQVMDTPVITLDVAATACAVAGLQKPAEFDGENLLPMLAEGKKLPERTLYWRFWEQIAVRKGDWKLLRTKGHSPFLFNLSSDKEETKDLSGAFPEVVTDLQHRADVWTKELVSNAPLTGDWPLQGIFWYQHYFNVPLPDGVDESMNPFSSIGR is encoded by the coding sequence ATGAAAATGACAAAACTGATTTTGGATGGGTTGATGCTCGCAGGCTGTGCGGTTGCGGCAGCAAAGCCCTCTGAGGGTGGAGCGTTTGTTGCCGGTCCGGCTCGGACTTCTCCGAACATTGTTGTGATTTTTACGGATGATCACGGCTATGCTGATCTGTCGTGCATGGGGCTGGAGACGGATGTGAAAACGCCGAATCTGGATCGTTTTGCCGGAGAGGGCGTCCGCTTTACTGATGGTTATGTGACCGCACCGCAATGCGGACCTTCTCGTGCCGGGTTGTTGACCGGACGTTATCAACAACGCTTCGGTTATAATCATAACGGTATGGGACCCTTACCCCTAGAACAGAAGACGCTGGCGGATCGGCTGGGTGCGGCCGGATACAAGACCGGTCAGGTGGGTAAATGGCATTTGGAGCCGATTGCAAACGATGCCGCCTTTATCAATAAGAATGCACCGGGTGAGGGATCGCTGCGGGATCGTTACAATACGATTGATGAGGAAATCTTTAAACCTTACTACCCGTTTTCACGCGGATTTCAGGAAACCTTTTTCGGTTATGAGCATGACTATTGGGTGACTTATGACCTGCCGGGAAACCGCTTCAGTGAGCCGAAGAAAATTCAAACCGAAGGCGACCGTATTGATCGGCAGTCTGATGCTGCCGTCCGGTTTATCGACTATCATCACGACAAGCCCTTCTTCCTTTATCTGGCCTATTACGCGCCGCATGTTCCGCTGGAGTCTTCCAAAAAATATCTGGATCGTTTTCCGGGCGATATGTCCGAACGCCGCCGCATGGCACTGGCGATGATTTCAGCGATTGATGACGGTGTGGGACGGATCATGGAGCGGCTGGAACGCTATGGCATTGATGAAAACACGCTGATCTTTTTCATCAGCGACAACGGCGCTCCGCTTAAGCTCAATATGCGCGACATCACCCTTGAGTATCGCGGCGGTGCCTGGGACGGTTCAAAAAACACGCCGCTGCGAGGAGAAAAGGGCATGCTTTCCGAAGGCGGCATCCGGGTGCCGTTTCTTGTGCGCTGGAAGGGCACTATTCCCGGCGGGCAGGTGATGGATACACCCGTCATCACGCTGGATGTTGCTGCAACGGCCTGCGCCGTGGCTGGGCTGCAAAAGCCTGCGGAGTTTGATGGTGAAAACCTGCTGCCGATGCTTGCCGAGGGAAAGAAACTTCCGGAACGAACTCTGTATTGGCGTTTTTGGGAGCAGATCGCTGTGCGGAAAGGGGATTGGAAACTGCTCCGGACGAAGGGCCATTCGCCGTTTTTGTTCAACCTCTCTTCGGATAAAGAAGAAACGAAGGATCTGTCCGGAGCCTTCCCGGAAGTGGTGACTGATCTGCAACACAGAGCTGATGTTTGGACGAAGGAGCTCGTTTCTAATGCTCCTCTGACGGGCGACTGGCCGCTACAGGGCATCTTCTGGTATCAGCATTATTTTAATGTGCCTCTACCCGATGGGGTGGATGAAAGCATGAATCCGTTTAGCAGCATTGGCCGGTGA
- a CDS encoding sulfatase-like hydrolase/transferase produces the protein MKTLLFLIFGVCLAVNAAKPNIIFILSDDISPKDYALYGGKTASPVLEKMAEDGLYFKTAWATPRCMPTRAVLLTGKYAVRTKVFENQVYPRGADHYIKPLGERFENTLGSLMTASGYRTAMVGKIQTGTVQSYGFQRWCLVNHAEGKYIFDMRHSDNDVDGAQVVQDDVHSTDSLFDYLHEFTAEQSEDPWFVYMPLNLPHWVRNPDNPDKWGPPWVPELDENGQKTGKLVQNDFEACIRYIDYKIGGFVEHLKETGQLENTVIMYAGDNGANLYGKSNPDLEKGVHVPFVVYAPGTLKPTGACDELVDFTDVIPTCVELAGGALPEDDVFDGHSFAPLILGKPFEGREWIFSQWFGCRWLRTQKWLIDGRGRLYDCGDNRNEWVPGAYQDVTESTDERVIAVRKNLERILEKLPAPDYNDPELAPQWKKQWLDNKKFVDPYVPPYLEKESDGKR, from the coding sequence ATGAAAACACTACTATTTTTGATATTCGGGGTTTGTCTGGCTGTGAATGCAGCCAAACCGAATATTATTTTCATTCTCAGCGATGATATTTCGCCGAAAGATTATGCGCTGTATGGCGGAAAAACAGCGTCGCCGGTTTTGGAAAAAATGGCGGAGGACGGGCTGTATTTCAAAACCGCCTGGGCCACGCCGCGCTGCATGCCGACCCGGGCGGTGTTGCTGACCGGCAAGTATGCCGTTCGTACGAAGGTGTTTGAAAACCAGGTTTATCCGCGGGGTGCCGATCATTACATTAAACCGCTCGGTGAACGGTTTGAAAATACCCTTGGCTCGCTGATGACGGCCAGCGGGTACCGTACCGCCATGGTCGGCAAGATTCAGACCGGTACCGTGCAAAGCTATGGGTTTCAACGCTGGTGTCTGGTGAATCATGCCGAAGGAAAATATATCTTTGATATGCGGCATTCGGACAATGATGTGGATGGTGCGCAAGTGGTTCAGGACGATGTTCACAGCACAGACTCTCTGTTCGATTACCTTCATGAGTTTACGGCAGAACAATCAGAAGATCCCTGGTTTGTCTATATGCCGCTCAATCTTCCGCACTGGGTGCGCAACCCCGACAACCCGGACAAGTGGGGGCCGCCCTGGGTTCCGGAGCTGGATGAAAACGGCCAGAAAACCGGCAAGCTGGTTCAGAACGATTTTGAGGCATGCATCCGTTACATTGATTATAAAATCGGTGGATTTGTTGAGCATCTGAAAGAGACCGGCCAGCTTGAGAATACCGTGATTATGTACGCGGGCGACAATGGTGCGAACCTTTATGGGAAATCGAATCCCGATCTGGAAAAAGGCGTGCATGTTCCGTTCGTGGTCTATGCGCCGGGCACGTTAAAGCCGACCGGAGCCTGTGACGAGCTGGTTGACTTTACCGATGTGATTCCCACCTGCGTCGAGCTGGCCGGCGGCGCGCTGCCGGAAGACGATGTGTTCGATGGTCACAGCTTTGCCCCTCTGATTCTCGGAAAGCCGTTCGAGGGGCGTGAATGGATTTTTTCACAGTGGTTCGGCTGCCGCTGGCTGCGAACCCAAAAGTGGCTGATTGACGGCCGGGGCCGCTTGTATGACTGTGGCGATAACCGCAATGAATGGGTACCCGGAGCGTATCAGGATGTGACCGAATCAACGGATGAGCGCGTGATCGCCGTGCGGAAAAATCTCGAGCGGATTTTAGAGAAACTGCCCGCACCGGATTACAACGATCCGGAACTGGCGCCGCAGTGGAAAAAGCAATGGCTCGACAATAAAAAGTTTGTGGATCCGTATGTGCCGCCGTATCTCGAAAAAGAGAGTGACGGCAAACGATAA
- a CDS encoding sulfatase-like hydrolase/transferase, translating to MVKTALVAGTIMAASLVAVARTPNVVIIFTDDQGYADLSCQGSKEMKTPNIDSIARNGIRFTNGYSSAPQCGPSRAGILTGQYQQKFAMEQNAGTFTSFGLPTNIKLFPQYMKEAGYTTAALGKWHIGGKLKEYFPENRGFDFVWCTPETPFVLNGKEYDGRRFTKTSTHQTDIITIGACDFIEKNKDKPFFMYVAYHVPHSPYKSVPKWLDQNRDVQDKDRRILAGMISELDDGVGRILSTLRENGLEEDTLIFYASDNGAPEQKYPPAKTSNGVLRGQKGNLYEGGVRVPWLVQWKGTIPGGQVLDDPVITLDILPTSLAAAGRTDLIAAEVDGVNLLPFFKGEAPLAERPMFFRWDGWLGMRQGRWKLVYPIASRKTAPPPYDSGTLELYDMDADIAEQKNLAQSYPEVLQKMEKQMLEWNQTLTAPGWISEDRKAQLRKVYGEVGMTPYSAPGYTGRLPGEIPWKTKVGSEKKTKTPDSAPKKESAKNGRQRSVSARDKDGDGIVTLEEFIAGRVDKTAILTEQFKKWDKDGDGQLQPAEQRRHLK from the coding sequence ATGGTAAAAACAGCATTAGTTGCAGGGACTATTATGGCGGCCTCGCTTGTCGCGGTGGCGAGAACGCCGAACGTTGTCATTATTTTTACAGACGATCAGGGGTATGCGGATCTGAGCTGTCAGGGCAGCAAGGAGATGAAAACCCCGAACATAGATTCCATTGCACGAAATGGAATTCGTTTTACCAACGGGTATTCGTCGGCTCCGCAATGCGGCCCGTCGCGGGCGGGGATTTTGACGGGGCAGTATCAGCAGAAGTTTGCGATGGAACAAAATGCGGGGACCTTTACGAGCTTCGGGCTTCCGACGAACATCAAACTGTTTCCTCAATACATGAAAGAGGCCGGCTATACCACTGCGGCGCTGGGTAAGTGGCATATCGGAGGAAAGCTGAAAGAATATTTTCCCGAAAACCGCGGGTTTGATTTTGTCTGGTGCACGCCTGAAACCCCTTTTGTGCTGAATGGAAAAGAATACGATGGCCGTCGTTTCACGAAAACGTCTACGCATCAAACGGACATTATTACGATTGGTGCGTGCGATTTTATCGAGAAGAACAAGGATAAGCCGTTTTTCATGTATGTGGCGTATCACGTTCCGCATTCGCCCTACAAATCGGTTCCGAAATGGCTGGATCAGAATCGGGACGTGCAAGACAAGGATCGACGGATTCTCGCGGGGATGATTTCTGAACTGGACGATGGCGTGGGGCGGATTCTTTCGACGTTGCGCGAAAACGGGCTGGAGGAGGACACGCTGATTTTCTACGCCAGCGATAACGGCGCGCCGGAACAAAAGTATCCGCCGGCCAAAACCAGCAACGGGGTGCTGCGCGGCCAGAAAGGAAATCTTTACGAAGGCGGCGTTCGTGTTCCTTGGCTCGTGCAATGGAAAGGAACGATTCCCGGCGGGCAGGTACTCGATGATCCGGTGATTACGCTGGACATTCTTCCGACCAGCCTTGCGGCGGCGGGGCGTACCGATTTGATTGCGGCGGAGGTGGACGGTGTGAATCTGCTGCCGTTTTTTAAGGGGGAAGCTCCGCTCGCAGAACGTCCGATGTTTTTTCGTTGGGATGGTTGGCTTGGAATGCGGCAGGGGCGGTGGAAGCTGGTGTATCCGATCGCATCCAGAAAAACCGCCCCGCCTCCCTATGATTCCGGTACGCTGGAGCTGTACGACATGGATGCCGATATCGCGGAGCAGAAAAATCTGGCACAGTCCTATCCAGAGGTATTGCAGAAAATGGAAAAGCAGATGCTGGAGTGGAATCAAACGCTGACGGCACCCGGCTGGATCTCTGAAGATCGGAAAGCACAGCTGAGAAAAGTGTACGGCGAAGTGGGGATGACGCCGTATTCGGCACCGGGCTACACCGGTCGGCTTCCGGGCGAGATCCCGTGGAAAACCAAAGTCGGTTCTGAGAAAAAGACAAAAACGCCCGACTCAGCCCCGAAAAAAGAATCGGCTAAAAATGGCAGGCAAAGAAGCGTTTCGGCACGGGATAAGGATGGTGACGGGATCGTAACGCTGGAAGAATTTATCGCGGGCAGAGTGGATAAAACGGCGATTCTCACCGAGCAGTTTAAGAAGTGGGACAAGGATGGCGACGGGCAGTTGCAACCCGCAGAGCAGAGGAGACATCTAAAATGA